The genomic stretch CTGCATACTTTGACTGGAATACACGAACTGCAGTTTGTGTAGCAGCATCATATGAACCAGTTGTACCAATAGTTGATCCTTCCATGTTTCGGAGGAAGAGTTGGAGGCGAACTACATCATCAAGTTTGTTTGTTTGGTTAGGAAATACAAAACCTGTAAGATATAGACCACAAGCACCTGTTGATGCT from Candidatus Paceibacterota bacterium encodes the following:
- a CDS encoding peptidoglycan-binding domain-containing protein, whose amino-acid sequence is ASTGACGLYLTGFVFPNQTNKLDDVVRLQLFLRNMEGSTIGTTGSYDAATQTAVRVFQSKYAVDIIKPWSDAGFLPSATESTGNVYLTTQRKINMLACPSLVIPMPELK